From the genome of Nitrososphaerales archaeon:
CTGTAAGAATCTTATAATATCTTCAGCCTCATCTTGATCTATACCGATAATTCCCGGGGCTAAGAAGAGTTTATAGTACTTTTCAGGGTAACGTGTAATTACATCTTGATATTTAATATCTGCCTCATGAAGTACTTCTTTGAGTTTTGCGTACTTACTTAAAACTTCATCGTTAAGTATGAATGGTTCGCTCTTTAGCCTCTTACGCCTTATCGCCTTTAGCAGTAATCGCCCCCTTCCCGCTTCTTCCATAAAGCTATCATGGTGATCAAAGTGGTCTGTGATAAATAGATATTACGAAAAATTTAATTTCGTCCATCTCCTGGAGAGAAGGTCTAACGGAGAGATGATCATTTTATAAAATTACCATTATGCATCGTGTAGATTACTCAAATAGCTTTGATCGTATTTATTCCTAATCTTTAGCGGTACGATCTTCAAATCTTTGTGATTCCAATCTTTCTATAAGCTTTAATACCCTTTCCTTTATCATATCCCTAACCCTCCTTGCTTCTTCTAAAGACATCTTAGCCGGATCTGGTATATCCCACTCTTCAACATGTTTAGCATAAACGACCGGGCATAGGGCACTACTACAGACTATTATAACCATTGTAGCTTCTTCTTGAAGTTCTCTTGTCATCAATTTGGGCCTATTGCTACTTATATCTATCCCTTCCTCTAACATGAGTTTGACCGCGTTTGGATTGATACTCTCTGCTATTACCAAGCCAGCGCTTTTTGCTTTCCAACCTTTCGGTGCAAACTTGTTAAAGTAGGCTTCAGCGATCTGACTTCTAAAACTGTTTTCAACACATACAAATAAAATGACCTTCAAAATTTGACACCTTTAATCTATTACTAACTTTCATAATCTAGAAGTTTTCTCTTTTATCTTTTGTGTTAAATATATCAATTTTAAAAAGGTTATGAAGATTTACCTAGCTTTACTCATCTCTATTTTAAATTTCTCAACCTTCTTAAATAGTGAACGATTCCTTGAATGAAGAGATTTATTTCAAACCTCCTTTTATTTACTATCGATTCTATCTTTTTATCCACTTCTAAAATTTTATCGATCAACCGTTCATTAT
Proteins encoded in this window:
- a CDS encoding arsenate reductase ArsC → MKVILFVCVENSFRSQIAEAYFNKFAPKGWKAKSAGLVIAESINPNAVKLMLEEGIDISSNRPKLMTRELQEEATMVIIVCSSALCPVVYAKHVEEWDIPDPAKMSLEEARRVRDMIKERVLKLIERLESQRFEDRTAKD